One part of the Diceros bicornis minor isolate mBicDic1 chromosome 38, mDicBic1.mat.cur, whole genome shotgun sequence genome encodes these proteins:
- the RGS2 gene encoding regulator of G-protein signaling 2: protein MRSAMFLAVQHDCGPMDKSAGSGPKSEEKREKMKRTLLKDWKTRLSYFLQNSSSPGKPKTGKKSKQQTFIKPSPEEAQLWSEAFDELLASKYGLAAFRAFLKSEFCEENIEFWLACEDFKKTKSPQKLSSKARKIYTDFIEKEAPKEINIDFQTKTLIAQNIQEATSSCFTTAQKRVYSLMENNSYPRFLESEFYQDLCKKPQITTEPHAT, encoded by the exons ATGCGAAGTGCCATGTTCTTGGCTGTCCAGCACGACTGTGGCCCCATGGATAAGAGTGCAGGCAGCGGCCCCAAGAGCGAGGAGAAGCGGGAGAAAATGAAGCGGACTCT attaaaagATTGGAAGACCCGTTTGAGCTACTTCTTGCAAAATTCCTCCTCTCCTGGGAAGCCCAAAACTGGCAAGAAAAGCAAGCAGCAAACCTTCATCAA GCCTTCTCCTGAGGAAGCACAGCTGTggtctgaagcatttgatgagcTGCTAGCCAGCAAAT ATGGTCTTGCTGCATTCAGGGCTTTTTTGAAATCTGAATTCTGTGAAGAAAATATTGAATTCTGGCTGGCCTGTGAAGACTTCAAGAAAACTAAGTCACCCCAAAAGCTGTCCTCAAAAGCAAGGAAAATATATACTGACTTCATAGAGAAAGAAGCTCCAAAAGAG ATAAACATAGACTTTCAAACCAAAACTCTAATTGCCCAAAATATACAAGAGGCGACAAGCAGCTGCTTTACAACCGCCCAGAAAAGGGTATACAGCTTGATGGAGAACAACTCTTACCCTCGTTTCTTGGAGTCAGAATTCTACCAGGACTTGTGTAAAAAGCCACAGATCACCACAGAGCCCCATGCTACATGA